One part of the Corallococcus caeni genome encodes these proteins:
- a CDS encoding PA0069 family radical SAM protein produces MKARPVDNPPNPWASTAVEYLDEIPPARLEVWEDHSRSIIASNDSPDVCFSWSVNPYRGCLHACAYCYARPTHQYLDFGAGTDFETRLVVKPNAPELLREAFDRPSWKGETVVFSGVTDCYQPLEASLRLTRQCLEVCAEYRNPVGIVTKGVLIERDLDVLQRLAAETRLFVSISLPFHNEELARAMEPLVATPKRRLATIRKLTEAGIDVAVSVAPIIPGLNDEDIARVLASAREAGATRAHYTLLRLPGPVQAVFEERLRAKLPLRAERVLHRIRETRGGELTDSRFKHRMRGEGLYAQTIHQLFATAARKVGMRASSVTEAAPDTFRRPARPSNSPQLSLF; encoded by the coding sequence GTGAAGGCCCGTCCTGTCGACAATCCGCCCAACCCCTGGGCGAGCACCGCGGTGGAGTACCTGGACGAGATTCCCCCCGCGCGCCTGGAAGTCTGGGAGGACCACAGCCGCTCCATCATCGCGAGCAACGACAGCCCCGACGTGTGCTTCTCCTGGAGCGTCAACCCGTACCGGGGCTGCCTCCACGCCTGCGCCTACTGCTACGCGCGCCCCACGCACCAGTACCTGGACTTCGGCGCTGGCACCGACTTCGAGACCCGCCTCGTCGTCAAACCCAACGCCCCGGAGCTCTTGCGCGAGGCCTTCGACCGTCCGTCGTGGAAGGGCGAGACGGTCGTCTTCAGCGGCGTCACCGACTGCTACCAGCCGCTGGAAGCCTCGCTTCGGCTCACCCGCCAGTGCCTGGAGGTCTGCGCCGAGTACCGCAACCCCGTGGGCATCGTCACCAAGGGTGTGCTGATTGAACGCGACCTGGACGTGCTCCAGCGGCTCGCGGCCGAGACGCGGCTCTTCGTCAGCATCAGCCTCCCCTTCCACAACGAGGAGCTGGCGCGCGCCATGGAGCCGCTCGTCGCCACGCCGAAGCGGCGCCTGGCCACCATCCGCAAGCTCACGGAGGCCGGCATCGACGTGGCCGTGTCCGTGGCCCCCATCATCCCCGGCCTCAACGACGAGGACATCGCGCGGGTGCTCGCCTCCGCTCGCGAGGCCGGCGCCACGCGCGCGCACTACACGCTCCTGCGGCTGCCCGGCCCCGTGCAAGCCGTGTTCGAGGAGCGCCTGCGCGCGAAGCTGCCCCTGAGAGCGGAGCGGGTGCTGCACCGCATCCGAGAGACGCGCGGCGGGGAGCTCACCGACAGCCGCTTCAAGCACCGCATGCGCGGCGAAGGGCTCTACGCGCAGACCATCCACCAGCTCTTCGCGACGGCGGCGCGTAAGGTGGGCATGCGCGCCTCCTCCGTCACGGAGGCCGCGCCGGACACCTTCCGGCGCCCCGCGCGGCCCTCCAACTCCCCCCAGCTGTCGCTCTTCTAG